A stretch of Elephas maximus indicus isolate mEleMax1 chromosome 20, mEleMax1 primary haplotype, whole genome shotgun sequence DNA encodes these proteins:
- the KLHDC8B gene encoding kelch domain-containing protein 8B isoform X1: protein MATSGGRAFVWQVFPPMPTCRVYGTVAHQDGHLLVLGGCGQAGLPLDTTEALDMASHTWLALAPLPTARAGAAAVVLGKQVLVVGGVDEGQSPVAAVEAFLADEGRWERRATLPQAAMGVSTVERDGMVYALGGMGPDTAPQAQVRVYEPRQDCWLSLPSMPTPCYGASTFLHGNKIYVLGGRQGKLPVTAFEAFDLEARTWTRHPSLPSRRAFAGCAMAEGSVFSLGGLQQPGPHNFYSRPHFVNTVEMFDLEHGSWTKLPRNLRMRDKRADFVVGSLGSHIVAVGGLGNQPCPLGSVEGFSLARRRWEALPTMPTARCSCSSLQTGPHLFVIGGVAQGPSQAVEALCLR, encoded by the exons ATGGCTACAAGTGGTGGCCGGGCCTTTGTTTGGCAGGTGTTCCCTCCCATGCCCACCTGCCGGGTTTATGGCACTGTGGCACACCAGGATGGGCATCTGCTAGTGTTGGGGGGCTGTGGCCAAGCTGGATTGCCCCTGGACACTACTGAGGCACTGGATATGGCCTCACACACATGGCTGGCACTGGCGCCTCTGCCCACTGCCCGGGCTGGTGCTGCTGCCGTTGTGCTGGGCAAGCAGGTGCTAGTGGTGGGCGGCGTGGATGAAGGCCAGAGCCCAGTAGCTGCTGTGGAAGCGTTCCTGGCTGACGAGGGCCGCTGGGAGCGCCGGGCCACCCTCCCTCAGGCAGCCATGGGAGTTTCGACTGTGGAGAGAG ATGGTATGGTGTATGCTCTGGGAGGAATGGGCCCTGACACGGCCCCCCAGGCCCAGGTACGGGTATATGAGCCCCGCCAGGACTGCTGGCTTTCGCTACCCTCCATGCCCACGCCCTGCTACGGGGCCTCCACCTTCTTGCACGGGAACAAGATCTATGTCCTGG GAGGCCGTCAAGGCAAGCTCCCAGTGACTGCTTTTGAGGCCTTTGACCTGGAGGCCCGTACCTGGACCCGGCACCCAAGCCTGCCCAGTCGCCGGGCCTTTGCTGGCTGTGCCATGGCTGAAGGCAGTGTCTTTAGTCTAGGTGGCCTGCAGCAGCCGGGGCCCCACAATTTCTACTCGCGGCCCCACTTTGTCAACACTGTGGAGATGTTTGACCTGGAGCATG GGTCCTGGACCAAGCTGCCCCGCAACCTGCGCATGCGAGATAAGAGGGCTGACTTTGTGGTTGGGTCCCTCGGGAGCCACATTGTGGCTGTCGGGGGCCTTG GAAACCAGCCGTGCCCTCTGGGCTCTGTGGAAGGCTTCAGTCTTGCACGGCGGCGCTGGGAGGCACTGCCCACCATGCCTACTGCCCGCTGTTCCTGCTCCAGCCTGCAGACGGGACCTCATCTATTTGTTATCGGGGGTGTGGCCCAGGGCCCTAGCCAAGCGGTGGAGGCACTGTGCCTGCGTTAG
- the KLHDC8B gene encoding kelch domain-containing protein 8B isoform X2 yields the protein MATSGGRAFVWQVFPPMPTCRVYGTVAHQDGHLLVLGGCGQAGLPLDTTEALDMASHTWLALAPLPTARAGAAAVVLGKQVLVVGGVDEGQSPVAAVEAFLADEGRWERRATLPQAAMGVSTVERGGRQGKLPVTAFEAFDLEARTWTRHPSLPSRRAFAGCAMAEGSVFSLGGLQQPGPHNFYSRPHFVNTVEMFDLEHGSWTKLPRNLRMRDKRADFVVGSLGSHIVAVGGLGNQPCPLGSVEGFSLARRRWEALPTMPTARCSCSSLQTGPHLFVIGGVAQGPSQAVEALCLR from the exons ATGGCTACAAGTGGTGGCCGGGCCTTTGTTTGGCAGGTGTTCCCTCCCATGCCCACCTGCCGGGTTTATGGCACTGTGGCACACCAGGATGGGCATCTGCTAGTGTTGGGGGGCTGTGGCCAAGCTGGATTGCCCCTGGACACTACTGAGGCACTGGATATGGCCTCACACACATGGCTGGCACTGGCGCCTCTGCCCACTGCCCGGGCTGGTGCTGCTGCCGTTGTGCTGGGCAAGCAGGTGCTAGTGGTGGGCGGCGTGGATGAAGGCCAGAGCCCAGTAGCTGCTGTGGAAGCGTTCCTGGCTGACGAGGGCCGCTGGGAGCGCCGGGCCACCCTCCCTCAGGCAGCCATGGGAGTTTCGACTGTGGAGAGAG GAGGCCGTCAAGGCAAGCTCCCAGTGACTGCTTTTGAGGCCTTTGACCTGGAGGCCCGTACCTGGACCCGGCACCCAAGCCTGCCCAGTCGCCGGGCCTTTGCTGGCTGTGCCATGGCTGAAGGCAGTGTCTTTAGTCTAGGTGGCCTGCAGCAGCCGGGGCCCCACAATTTCTACTCGCGGCCCCACTTTGTCAACACTGTGGAGATGTTTGACCTGGAGCATG GGTCCTGGACCAAGCTGCCCCGCAACCTGCGCATGCGAGATAAGAGGGCTGACTTTGTGGTTGGGTCCCTCGGGAGCCACATTGTGGCTGTCGGGGGCCTTG GAAACCAGCCGTGCCCTCTGGGCTCTGTGGAAGGCTTCAGTCTTGCACGGCGGCGCTGGGAGGCACTGCCCACCATGCCTACTGCCCGCTGTTCCTGCTCCAGCCTGCAGACGGGACCTCATCTATTTGTTATCGGGGGTGTGGCCCAGGGCCCTAGCCAAGCGGTGGAGGCACTGTGCCTGCGTTAG
- the C20H3orf84 gene encoding uncharacterized protein C3orf84 homolog has product MASMGTTEVNSRVKVLENTALQPSPSLQQCFCSDVRAPWRLREGSLVRVHSGQPPGQEQGGELLSQAKSRVLKSVILQDLNFLSISGCKGCPAIAHRARLKRSSSLPIWGHLPFEGDGALEPAQQHFFSKHDNRTSFDKGIGRRKDLERLGQRHTFLRWAPCELELHQRPLESSYQSDFRSGPGLGVLPQRLVHFVQVRPARASTTYQQNFCQTSWGSRYSSDKVGPEAPVTSSLPDLLGPPRPKLLQHYLHAGVSECLNWSRALKKNG; this is encoded by the exons ATGGCTTCTATGGGCACTACCGAGGTCAATTCAAGAGTGAAAGTGCTCGAGAATACCGCCTTGCAGCCAAGCCCCAGCCTCCAGCAGTGTTTCTGCAGCGATGTCAG GGCTCCCTGGCGGCTGAGGGAAGGCAGCCTAGTGAGAGTGCACTCAGGTCAGCCTCCTGGGCAAGAACAGGGTGGA GAATTGCTTTCCCAGGCCAAGAGCAGGGTCCTGAAGTCTGTTATACTGCAGGATCTGAACTTCCTTAGTATTTCTGGTTGCAAGGGCTGCCCAGCCATAGCCCACAGAGCCAGGCTCAAACGCAGCTCCAGTCTGCCCATCTGGGGCCACCTCCCCTTCGAGGGTGATGGGGCTTTG GAGCCGGCGCAGCAACACTTCTTTTCCAAGCATGACAATCGTACTTCCTTCGACAAA GGCATCGGGAGACGAAAAGACCTGGAGCGCCTAGGGCAGCGACACACCTTCCTGCGCTGGGCACCCTGCGAGCTGGAGTTGCACCAGCGGCCCCTTGAATCCTCCTACCAGTCTGATTTTCGGTCAGGCCCAGGACTTGGTGTCCTCCCCCAGCGCCTCGTCCACTTTGTGCAGGTCCGACCTGCCCGTGCCAGCACCACTTACCAGCAGAACTTCTGCCAGACATCCTGGGGCAGCCGGTATAGCAGCGACAAAGTGGGGCCTGAGGCCCCGGTCACCAGCTCACTGCCAGACCTCCTCGGACCCCCAAGACCTAAGCTGCTGCAGCACTACCTTCATGCTGGGGTCTCTGAGTGTCTAAACTGGTCCAGAGCATTAAAGAAAAATGGCTGA